The following coding sequences are from one Nitrospirota bacterium window:
- a CDS encoding radical SAM protein: MRVLLVHPSVVNDTPQPPLGVAYVASYLHGICNHDVRLIDLGTQPPVHAVDTLRKKIKEFNPGIVGISFLTTQFEIAMKCFRMVKSVSNNIITVAGGVHTSSLPEEVLNQPAVDFAVFGEGEMTMAELTEAVNTNKTSFEGIKGLGFKKEGRIMLNSPREPIKDIDTIPLPFWKDLSKTKYTDLSFRYADKDSPHDEVRFFPVLTSRGCPNKCNFCAVNVVSSGKLRFRDPEKVFREIQWLYNDYGARYFQIIDDTATVKKGNMITLCRMIIDSGMDIKWGCKSRVNTVDPELLGYMKKAGCRLISFGVESGDQEILKKIGKNITLEQVKKAFTTTKQTGILTEAYFMVGNIGETWESVNRTISFIKELDADYVGCSITVPFPGTEIYRIIKEKGWLKNIDYSKFNAAFHFVGDPLPIMRTEAMSQRDLLNAYYKVNSSIVMKKMKLAYGNKFYLKPTYYKREIFFRIRSMGIRRFASVLYNLFVNRGLTGQRLMKFSRGAEK, from the coding sequence ATGCGAGTTTTGCTTGTACACCCGTCAGTGGTAAATGATACTCCTCAGCCGCCTTTAGGAGTTGCGTATGTTGCGTCCTATCTCCATGGTATATGTAATCATGATGTACGCCTGATAGACCTCGGGACTCAACCGCCCGTACACGCTGTTGATACGCTGAGGAAAAAAATTAAAGAATTCAATCCCGGTATTGTGGGCATATCATTTCTTACGACGCAGTTTGAGATAGCCATGAAATGTTTCAGAATGGTGAAATCTGTCAGTAATAATATTATCACGGTTGCAGGAGGTGTACATACAAGTTCTTTGCCTGAGGAGGTATTGAATCAGCCTGCTGTTGATTTTGCAGTCTTTGGAGAGGGTGAGATGACTATGGCCGAGCTAACCGAAGCGGTTAATACAAACAAGACATCTTTTGAAGGCATTAAGGGGCTGGGTTTCAAAAAAGAGGGGCGGATTATGCTTAACTCGCCGCGTGAACCCATCAAAGACATTGATACGATTCCCCTTCCCTTCTGGAAAGATTTATCAAAGACAAAATATACTGACCTTTCCTTCAGATATGCCGATAAAGATTCTCCGCATGATGAAGTAAGGTTTTTCCCCGTACTGACATCGAGAGGGTGCCCGAACAAATGTAACTTCTGTGCTGTTAATGTCGTATCCAGCGGAAAGTTGAGATTCCGCGATCCAGAAAAAGTATTCAGGGAAATCCAGTGGCTCTACAATGATTATGGCGCCCGTTATTTCCAGATTATTGATGATACTGCAACGGTGAAAAAGGGGAACATGATCACCCTCTGCAGGATGATTATTGATTCCGGCATGGATATAAAATGGGGATGCAAGTCGCGCGTCAATACAGTCGATCCAGAGTTGCTTGGTTACATGAAGAAAGCAGGCTGCCGGCTGATCTCCTTCGGGGTTGAATCAGGTGACCAGGAGATACTTAAGAAGATCGGTAAGAACATCACCCTCGAACAGGTTAAAAAGGCATTTACCACGACAAAGCAGACAGGGATACTGACAGAGGCATATTTTATGGTCGGCAATATAGGTGAGACGTGGGAATCGGTAAATCGCACAATCAGTTTTATAAAAGAATTAGATGCTGATTATGTTGGTTGCTCTATTACGGTCCCATTCCCCGGAACTGAGATTTATAGGATTATAAAAGAGAAAGGCTGGTTAAAAAATATTGATTATTCTAAATTTAATGCAGCCTTTCATTTTGTGGGGGACCCTCTGCCTATTATGAGAACCGAAGCCATGTCACAGCGGGATTTGCTCAATGCTTATTATAAGGTAAATAGCAGCATTGTTATGAAAAAGATGAAGTTGGCGTACGGAAATAAGTTTTATCTGAAGCCGACTTACTATAAGAGGGAAATTTTTTTCAGGATACGT